Below is a window of Mycobacterium dioxanotrophicus DNA.
TGGTGGTCGCCGCGGTGGTGAATGCACCGCGGTACTGCGCCGCAGGATGCCGATCGTTGATCAGGTCGGTGCCGAACAGTTTGGCACGCACTGTTCCCGGCGCATACTCGCGCTGCGCCAGACCGCGGCGTTGCAGCTCCGGAATGACGTGATCGACGAACTCCTCGTAGCTGCCCGGAATCGTGGCATTGACGACGTTGATCCCGTCCACCCCAGCATCACGCCAGCGCTGCAGTTGATCGGCGATACTCTCCGGGGTTCCGACGACACGAGAGTTGCGTCCCTGCAACAGTCCGAGGTCGCGCACGGTGGCCTCCCGACCGCGCACCGATTCCTGTACCCATTGCACGATGCTGCGGGTGCCGTCGGTCTCGGCGATGTCACCAAGCGGGGTGTCCAGGTCGTGGCCGCCGAAGTCGACGCCCACGGCCCCTGACAGGTGGGCGACCATGCCGTCGAGGTCGATCGCTTCATCGAGGTCGAGCTCCTTGCGGCGGGCCTCCTGCTCGGTGCTGCCTATCACGAAATGCAAACCTTGGAAGAACTTCAGATCACCGGGTTTGCGCCCCGCGGCGACCACCCGGCGTCGGGTGTCATCGATCAGGTCACGCGCCGCATCAGGACCGGGACTGATGATGAACTGCGCTTCGGCGTTGCGGGCAGCGAAATCACGCCCGGCCAAGGATGATCCGGCCTGGAACAGCACCGGTGTTCGTTGCGGCGAGGGTGCCACCAGGTGCGGGCCTTCTACCCGGTACCGCTTGCCGGCGTGATGGATCTTGTGGATCTTGTTGAAGTCGCCGTGCAGACCACGGGTGCGGTCCTGCAACAGCGCACCGTCGTCCCAGGACCCCTCCCACAGCTTGTAGGTGACGTCGACGTATTCGTCGGCCCACCGGTAGCGTTCATCGTGTTCCTCGAGTCCGTCGTAGCCGAAGTTGCGGGCGGCATTGGCCAAGGCGCTGGTGACGATGTTCCAGGCGATGCGCCCGTGGGATGCGTGATCGAGCGTCGAGATTTTTCGCGCGAAGTTGAACGGGTGTTCTTGGATCACCGAGCTGGTGACGGCGATTCCGAGATCGGTGGTGTTGAAGGCGATGGCCGACGCGATAACGCTGGGATCGTTACTGGGTATCTGCAGGCCGCTCTGCACGTACTTCTCATAGGACCCGCCGTAGTCACCGTAGAGTCCCACGACGTCGGCGAAGAATATGAAGTCGAATCGGCCCCGTTCGAGGACCTTGGCCAGATGTACCCAGTGATCCAACGAATTGAAGTCGGTCTGGCCCGCATCGGGCTGTCGCCACAGTCCCTGCAGGATATGCGAGGTGGTGTTCATGACGAAGGCGGAAAAACGCAGAGGCGGTGCGGGCGAGGTCGACATTCACCGAATCTGGCGATGAAACACGGCATGGTGCAATCGTTTCGATCACGATGCGTCGCATTCCCGAAGATCCTCACCGTGGCGTTCACGATGAGCAAGACCATCGTTCGGCCCCAAGGCGTCGGCTAGCTTCTGCCCGATGACCTCCGATGAGCGACGCGCCATCGACTCTGTCCTGGACCGCCTGGACACCTACGGACTGGGCCGGCGGCAGTTCGTCAAACTGCTGGCCGGCAGCGCGGCCGCACTGACCGCGGCAGGGGCGTTGACCGCGGTCGGCCGTCGTGACGCCGCACGAGGAGACGCGGTCGCCTACACCGACGGCCAGTTCGCCTTGCTGAACTGGTCGGCCACCGGGGATTATCAGGTGCAGTGGGCCAAGGCCTTTCAAGACGCGGCGAGTCAGCTCGGCTACAAGAGCGTGGTTCTCGACGGAAAAAGTGACGCAGCCGTGCAGTCGAATCAGTTCAACCAACTGCTCACGCAGAAGACCACCGCCATTTTCGTCGGGCTCAACGACCCTGGCGCCTTACCCACGCTGGCCCATGACGCCAATGACGGGGGCGTGCTGTTCCAAGCGGCGTGGAACTCGCCCGCCTGGTACACGCCATGGCACAGCGACGCAGACGGGGACAAATACAACACGTTCCTGATGCCCGATGAGTACATCGCGGTCGGTAAGGCGGTTGACGTGCTCGCCCGCAAGATCGGCGAAGAGGGCACCATCGTGCGCGTCGGCGGTTACTATCCGTCGATCGACGGCTGCGAAGTCCAGCGTCGCCTCGCGGTCCACGACACTCTCAAGAAATACCCGAAGATTCGCTTCGCCGGCGAACTGCATGCCAAGTACGACGCCGATCTCTCGCAGCGGGCGGCCGCAACGCTGTTGGCGCGCTACCCCGACACCGTCGGCATCGTGGCCGTCAACGACGACGCGGCCACGGGCGTCGTCGCCGGTATCGAGGCCGCCGGCAAGGTGCCGGGCAAGGATGTATTCGTGGTGGGCGCCAACGGTTCCACCGCAGGGATAGACCGAATCGTCGCGGGCAAACAACTGGTCACGACGGGTAACGTGCCTGCGTATCCGTCGTTCTTCACCCTCGCCCAGTTTCATGACCGGTTGCGTGGCTGGAAACCTGAACCCGCCGAACGCTTTTACGGCTGGCACGCCGAAATCATCACCGCCGAGAACGTGCAGGCCTTCAAGTCCCGCTACGTCGACGGGCCCATCGCGCAGTCGTTCGACGTGAAGCTGTTGTCACGCACCGAGCACCCCGCAGACTTCGACCTACAGTTCGACGGCTATCCCGTTGAGGACCTCGAGTCCATCTGGCCAGGAGTGCCCAAGCCCAAGGGATTCCAGTATCCGGAGTCCTACCTGCAAGCCAGACGCAACGGCGATTTCGACCGGGTCCGGGCGCTCTACAACGCGCATTACCGCACTCCCGTACTGGGACCGTCGCCTTATCAGAAGGTCTGAAAGATACGCCATGACAACGCAAATACGGCTCGAGGCGCGCGGAATCGTCAAGACGTTCGGTGCCCACCGAGCTCTCAAAGGTGTCGACCTCACGGTCGGGGACGGCGAGGTGGTGGGCCTGATCGGCGAGAACGGCGCCGGGAAGAGCACCATCCTCAACATCGTGTCCGGAGTGTTGGCCCATGACGCGGGGTCGCTGTGGCTCGACGGCAAGGAGATTGCCCCCAAGACCTACCAGGAAGCCAACCGGCTCGGGATCTTCCGGGTGTTTCAGGATCCGAACCTGATCGATTCGCTGGCCGTCTACGAGAATGTGTTCTTCGGCTGGGAGCACCTGTTCCGCACCCGCAGCAGCGGATTGGACCGGCGTGCGCTGCGAAAGGCGGCTTCCGACGCATTGTTGCGGGCGGAGGTCGACGGGGTCGATGTATCCGCACCGACCGGCCGGCTGAGCCCGGGCCAGAAGCAGAGTCTCGACATCGCCAGGGTCACCGCGCTCGCAGAGCTGCTTGACGTGCAGCGGCCGGTGGTGCTCTTCGATGAGCCGACCACCGCGCTGGATTCCGAACATGAGGACAACTTCCTGCGACTGCTCGAGCGGTTGCGCGGGGTCGCGGCCGTGGTCTTCGTCTCCCACCGGTTACCGGAGATCATCGAATCAACCGATCGGGTCACGGTATTCAAGGACGGCCAGTCGGTGGCCGACCGCCCCACCGCAGGCGTCGACGAGAACGAGCTGCACCGGCTGATGGTCGGCAGGGTCCGCGCCGAGAACTACTACCGCGAACACACCCAGCGGTCGATCGAACCGCAGCAGCCGGCGCGGCTGGTCGTCGAATCGGTATCCGGAGCCGGCGTCCTGCGGGATGCAACGCTTGAGGTGGCGCCCGGCGAGATCGTCGGCCTGGCCGGCACTGAAGGTTCCGGCAAGCGGGTGTTGGGCGAGATCATTGCCGGCGTGGTGCCAGCCGCCACGGGACGAGTTCTCCTCAACGGCAAGGAAGTCCGCGGCAGCATCGCGGGTCACGTACAGGCCGGGATCGCCTATGTGCCACCGGACCGATCTGTGAAGGGCCTGATCACCTCGTCGTCGATCGTCGAGAACATCCAGTTGGCCTCCTTGCACGACCGGCTGGCCACTCGCCGAGTGGGACTATGGGCGGTGGGGCGGGCCAGAAGGCTGGCCCAGCGTTATGTCGACGAACTGGGCATCGTTGCCGACAGTCTCGACGCCCCGGTGTCGTCGTTGTCGGGAGGGAACGCACAGAAGGTGCTCATCGCCAAATGGCTGTTGCGCGAGCCGGATGTGCTGGTTCTCGACGAACCGACTCAAGGTGTGGATACCGGTGCGCGCGAAGGGATCTACGACCTGCTGCGCAGAGTCGCCGCCACCGGCACGTCGATCATCCTGGTCAGCGACGACCTACCGGAACTGATCGGCCTGTCCAATCGGGTCGCCGTGGTCACCGACGGGCGCCTGGTGACCACTGTGCAGGCACCCGCGGACAACAAGCCTGACGAACACGACCTGGTCGCGCTGATGCTGCCAGGCACGAACGCCGTCCCTACCACCATTGGATGACCACATGACCGCCGAATTAGCCACTTCCGCGCCAGTTTCCGAGTCCACGCCGGATGTTGCGGGAACCACGCCACGACGACGCCTGTCGGGCGGCATCAATCTGGTACGCGACGTGTTACCGCTGGCCGCACTCTTGGCGCTCGTACTCTTCTTCTCGGTACGCGCGGAGGCGTTCCTGACGGCGGCCAACCTGACCTTGATCAGCGGTCAGGCCGGAATCCTGTTGCTCGCCTCGCTGGGCGCCACCCTGGTGATCGTGGCAGGCAGTGTCGACCTGTCCGTCGGCTCAATCGCTCTGCTCACCGGCGCCATCGTGGCCTGGTTGATCAACAACGGGACCGGCAATCCGATCGTGGTGCTGTTCATCGCGATTGCAGTGGGAGCGGCGATCGGTGTACTCAACGGAGTGGTCTTCGCCTACGGTCGGGTTCCCTCGTTCATCGCCACTTTGGGCACCTTGTCACTGTTCGCCG
It encodes the following:
- a CDS encoding LLM class flavin-dependent oxidoreductase, whose translation is MSTSPAPPLRFSAFVMNTTSHILQGLWRQPDAGQTDFNSLDHWVHLAKVLERGRFDFIFFADVVGLYGDYGGSYEKYVQSGLQIPSNDPSVIASAIAFNTTDLGIAVTSSVIQEHPFNFARKISTLDHASHGRIAWNIVTSALANAARNFGYDGLEEHDERYRWADEYVDVTYKLWEGSWDDGALLQDRTRGLHGDFNKIHKIHHAGKRYRVEGPHLVAPSPQRTPVLFQAGSSLAGRDFAARNAEAQFIISPGPDAARDLIDDTRRRVVAAGRKPGDLKFFQGLHFVIGSTEQEARRKELDLDEAIDLDGMVAHLSGAVGVDFGGHDLDTPLGDIAETDGTRSIVQWVQESVRGREATVRDLGLLQGRNSRVVGTPESIADQLQRWRDAGVDGINVVNATIPGSYEEFVDHVIPELQRRGLAQREYAPGTVRAKLFGTDLINDRHPAAQYRGAFTTAATTSP
- a CDS encoding sugar ABC transporter substrate-binding protein, giving the protein MTSDERRAIDSVLDRLDTYGLGRRQFVKLLAGSAAALTAAGALTAVGRRDAARGDAVAYTDGQFALLNWSATGDYQVQWAKAFQDAASQLGYKSVVLDGKSDAAVQSNQFNQLLTQKTTAIFVGLNDPGALPTLAHDANDGGVLFQAAWNSPAWYTPWHSDADGDKYNTFLMPDEYIAVGKAVDVLARKIGEEGTIVRVGGYYPSIDGCEVQRRLAVHDTLKKYPKIRFAGELHAKYDADLSQRAAATLLARYPDTVGIVAVNDDAATGVVAGIEAAGKVPGKDVFVVGANGSTAGIDRIVAGKQLVTTGNVPAYPSFFTLAQFHDRLRGWKPEPAERFYGWHAEIITAENVQAFKSRYVDGPIAQSFDVKLLSRTEHPADFDLQFDGYPVEDLESIWPGVPKPKGFQYPESYLQARRNGDFDRVRALYNAHYRTPVLGPSPYQKV
- a CDS encoding sugar ABC transporter ATP-binding protein, with the translated sequence MTTQIRLEARGIVKTFGAHRALKGVDLTVGDGEVVGLIGENGAGKSTILNIVSGVLAHDAGSLWLDGKEIAPKTYQEANRLGIFRVFQDPNLIDSLAVYENVFFGWEHLFRTRSSGLDRRALRKAASDALLRAEVDGVDVSAPTGRLSPGQKQSLDIARVTALAELLDVQRPVVLFDEPTTALDSEHEDNFLRLLERLRGVAAVVFVSHRLPEIIESTDRVTVFKDGQSVADRPTAGVDENELHRLMVGRVRAENYYREHTQRSIEPQQPARLVVESVSGAGVLRDATLEVAPGEIVGLAGTEGSGKRVLGEIIAGVVPAATGRVLLNGKEVRGSIAGHVQAGIAYVPPDRSVKGLITSSSIVENIQLASLHDRLATRRVGLWAVGRARRLAQRYVDELGIVADSLDAPVSSLSGGNAQKVLIAKWLLREPDVLVLDEPTQGVDTGAREGIYDLLRRVAATGTSIILVSDDLPELIGLSNRVAVVTDGRLVTTVQAPADNKPDEHDLVALMLPGTNAVPTTIG